The genomic DNA TTCAACGTCAACGTGCTCGGCCTGCTGCTGACCACGCAGGCGGCCGCCAAGCACATGACCGAAGGCGGCAGCGTGATCAACATCGGCTCGCTGGTCAGCCGCCTGTTCCCGGTGGGAAGCGCCGTCTATACCGCCACCAAGGGCGCGGTCGACGCCATCACCGGCGTACTGGCACAGGAACTGGGCCCGCGCAGCATCCGCGTCAATGCGCTGAACCCCGGCATGGTCGAGACCGAGGGCACCCACGCTGCCGGTTTCATCGGCTCGGACTTCAACACGCACGCCGTGTCGCAGACCCCGCTGGGTCGCATCGGCCAGCCCGATGACATCGCCTCGATCGCCGTCTTCCTGGCTTCGAGCGATTCGTTCTGGCTGACCGGCGAAAAGCTGTATGCCGGCGGTGGCATGCGCTAATTCGTAGAGCGACAACATCCGGCTGCGCTCCCGCAGCCGGATGTACGATAGGGCCTCGTTGTTCCCTCATTCACCGATGCACATCGAGGAAGCCGTCATGTCGCGTTATCTTCGTGTCACATCTATCGCCGTCGTTTTTGCCGGGCTGATCTTCAGCCTGCCTGGCTTTGCCCAGGACGCCGCGAAAACCGATGGCCCCCAACCCAAACGCAGCATTCTTGATCGCCATGATCAGAGCGGCGTGCCCGGCAAGGAGATCGTGATCGGTACGGCGGAGCTGCCTGCCGGGACGGTGATTGGCTGGCACACCCATGATGGCGACGAATCGGGCTACGTCCTCAAGGGCGATCTGGTGTTGAAGACACAAGGCAAGCCTGACCAAGTGCTCAAGGCCGGCGATCATTTCTTCAATCCGCGTGGCGCCGTGCATAGCCTGGCCGCTGCGCCTGGGAGCCAGGGCGGCACTGCGGTGTCGACCTGGATCATCGACAAGGGCAAGCCGATCGCCGAACCGGTGAAGCAGCCCTGACCTGGGGCTTGGGTGGCGGCAGCGGATAAGATCGGCGCACCGCCTCCTATCTGCAGGACGAGTCATGCCGATCGCACGCTTGCGCCACACCGTTTACCTGTTTGTCCTGACTGCGAGCCTGTTCGGCGCGTCGTTGCACGCCCAAGAGGCGGTTGCTGTTTCTGACAAGACGATCAGTGTCGTTGTCGATGGAAAAACAACGACGTTGGATCACGCGGCCTTCGCCGGCATGCCACACGTCACCGTCACCGCAGCGGCGCACAACGATCCACCAAGCCATTGGCAAGGCGTGGCGCTGCAGGATGTAATCGGGCATACCACCCTTCCCACCGGTGAGGCATTGCGCGGGCGCGCGCTGGCCCGCTTCGTGCGCGTGACCGCGTCGGATGGCTATCAGGTGATTTTCAGCGCCGCCGAGCTCGACCCCGCCTTCGGCGATCTGCGTGTCATTGTTGCCGACAGCAAGGATGGCCAACCGCTGGGCAAGGACGGCCCCTATCGCCTGATTGTGCCGAACGACAAGCGCCCGGCGCGTTGGGAGCGCAATGTGCGTTCGATCGAGCTGGTCGATGCGTCGACGCGGCCGGCCAAGTAGCAAGGCCAACGCAAACTCCCTGGAACCTCAGTTTCCATCGTCATCCCGGCGAAGGCCGGGACCCAGTGGCTTTGTGATCGGTTATCGCTAGCGCCAACAAGCGTCTGCGTTATCGCGAAAGCCGTAAACCGAAGTCACTGGGTCCCGGCCTTCGCCGGGATGACGAATAGGGGAGGTTTTCAACGAACACCGAAATCGAATTATCTTTCGATCGCAATGGCGAAACAGCAAGAAAATACGCCTCGGCAATGTGAACGTTTAGCCGTCTAAATTCACAAGCTCGCGCACTGTTTCAACATTGCAACACTTATCTTGCGCATTCGAATTGCCAAAGCCCTAGACGCCGTCGTTGACACCGGCGCATGATCGTTTGCCCCGACTTCATGTTCGGGTGCTAGGGTGCGTTCGCGAATTTGCATCGACAAATTTGCGCAAGCATAGGGGAAGACCGGCGAGCATCGCACACGATCTCGCGCCACTTGGGAGGTGGACTTAGAAAGCACATCGCGTCACACCAAACATCACAGGGGGCCTCGCTTTTTTCATTGGATTTCCAAGGAGTGAGTCATGAGAAACGAGCTTGTGATAGCTGTATCGATCGCTGCGGCCCTGGCCGCGTTGCCGGTGATCGGTATGGCACAGACCTCGGCATCGCAGAACGCCGCGCTTGCCGATATCGATACGTCCGAAGCAGCACGCGTCACGCAGACCGTAGACAGCCGCGCCATCACGGCCGTGGCCAATTCGCATCTAGCCTTTATCGCCGCAGCGAAGCCCACCGCGGCTGTCGCCGACTCCACCCCGATGAACCATATGCAGCTGGTGCTCAAGCGCAGCGCGAAACGCGCCGCCGCACTCGATGCATTACTTGCCGCACAGCACGACCCAACCTCCAACAAGTTTCATAAGTGGATCACGCCGCAAGAATTCGGCAGCCGTTTCGGTGCGAACGATGCGGATATCGCCGCGATCACCTCCTGGCTGACCAGCCAGGGCTTCACTGTCAACGGCGTCTACGCCAACAAGATGCAGATCGACTTCAACGGTACGGCCGGTGCGGTCAAGCGCGCCTTCCACACGCAGGAAAGCCGGTACACGATCAACAACGAAAGCCACATCGCCAATAGCAGCGACATCAGCGTGCCGACGGCATTGAAAGACGTGGTGACGGGCGTGGCCGGGCTTAACGATATCCGCCCCAAGGCACAACACGTGCAGGAGAAGCTGGCGCAGTTCAATGCGTCGTCGCAGAAGTTCAAGGTGAAGGAGCCGGTCACCACAGCCGCCAGCAGGCAGCTCAAGTCGCAAGTCAGCCCGGATGCGGTGACCTTTACCGATGGTTCGCGCGGCTTCTCGCCGTCGGACCTGGCCAAGATGTACGGCGTGGATACGCTGCACACCGCCGGCACCACAGGCAAAGGCATCACCATCGCGCTGGTCGAAGACGAATCGATGGTGCCGACCGACTGGGACAACTTTGTCTCGCAGTTCCAGCTGGGCAGCTACGGCGGCACGTTTGCGCAGATCCAGCCGCAGGCAACCGGGTTTACCAACTGCATCGATCCGAACATCGCCTTCCCGGGCGAAGACGGCATCGAAACCGTGCTCGATGCGGAATGGTCGACCGCCATGGCACCGGGCGCCAACATCGTGGTGGCCAGTTGCGACGATTCCAACAGCAGCAACTTCTTCGGCGGCGTATTCACCGCGGCAACCAACCTGATCAACGGCACCTCACGGCCCAACGTGATCAGCGCCAGCTACGGCTACGGTGAAGGCTTCACCGACACCGCCAGCAAGACGGCGATCGATCTGATGTGGGCACAGGCGGATGCCGAAGGTATCTCGGTGTTCGTTTCCAGCGGCGACTCGGGCTCCAATCCGAGCTTCAACGGCAGCATCATCAATGGCGTTGGCGTCGATGCCAACGCGTTCGGTACCTCGCCCAATGTCACCGTCGTCGGTGGCACGGACACGGCCGACGTGCTCGACGGCACCACCAAGAAGTACTTCAACTCCACCTTTACCGCCGACTACGGCTCGGCCAAGTCGTACGTACCGGAGATTCCGTGGAACGAATCCTGCGGCAACGACGTCGCGGCGCAATCGCTGGGGCTCGCCAACGGACTGGCTTTCTGCAAGCAGTACCTGACCTACGATCCGGAAGGCCTCTATGCCACTTCCGAGGCCGGTAGCGGTGGTCCTTCATCGATCGATGCCAAGCCTGTCTGGCAGCGGCTGGTGAAAGGCGCGGCCAAGGATCAGTCGCGTGACGTACCGGATGTCTCCCTGTTCGCCGGCTCCTATGGCGGCTATTCCTGGGTGATCATCTGTACCGATGCGTATCCCTGCGTGCCGAACTTCACTTCGCCGGTGTATCTGGAAGGCGGCACCTCGCTGTCCTCGCCGATGTTCGCGGGTATCCAGGCATTGATCGACCAGGGACTGTCGGACAAGGGGCTGTCGCCGAACCAGGGCAATGCCGCACCGACGCTCTACGTGCTGGCCGCGCAGGAGTACGGCGGCCCGACCGGTGCCTCACCCGACACCCTGGCCAAGTGCAGTGCCGACAACGGTACCAAGGGTACGGGCAAGTGCGTGTTCCACAATGTCACGCGCGGCGGCATCTCGACCCAGTGCATCCAGATCCAGGCGTTCGATCAGGTCACCGACGACTGCTACTTCTACGGTTCGCTGAAGAACTTCGAGGGTTTCTATGGCCCAACCCAGATCGGCTTGACCTCGACCAATCCCAAGAAGTACAACGCCAACACCGCGGCGTACAACGCGCAGCCGGGCTGGAGCTTCGCGGCGGGCCTGGGTTCGGTCAACGGCTCGAACCTGCTCGCTGCGTGGAAGAAGTTCGTCAACGCGCCCAAGTAAGTCAATGTCGGTAACGTGCTCAAGACCCCTGGCAGTGTTCCTGCCAGGGGTTTCTTGTTTGCGCGTATTGCGAGATGCGCATGGCTGGTTAAAACGTTCGTTCGCGATTATCAGAAAAAACAAAACCAGCCCGGAGAACACACGCAGCTTAAAGGCCTTGTCCGGCCTCGCGTTACATCGTTTTCATGAGCTGCCAGCGGATGAAAAGGGATGCGACCCAAGTTCGCGAGCTATGAAAAATTTGCGTTGACGCCGCGCCAAGCACAAATCGGGCCAAATGACCAAAAACAGAGAATTTTTCCAAAAGTCCTCCCTGTCACGTGATCTAGGTATCATTTTCGCCAAGCAACACGCAGGGCAAGGGTTGCTACAGGGCAAGCGCCTCGACGGCGCGCTTTACAGGCTAGGGGTTTGAAGGGGGCTTTTCAGGGGACGCGCGACGGCGTGTATCAGCAGTAGTCGAACATCGAAACGAGTTTCAAAACATGCACGCCATGGCGTGCACGGGGAATGCGTGTGTCGCTTCTGCACATTCCTTAAGTCATAACGACCATCGGCTCGATGTTTTCCGCGCGCATTAGCGCGCGGACGCGTTTTCCCCTGAAAGTTTTTCATCTGCTCAGGCCACACGACCAAGGTGTCGCGCGCGCGCGTACGCCCGTCATTTGTATGCACTTAAATTAACAGGACGCGTTGAGCCATGAACCACATCTATCGGCTGTGCTGGAACCGCTCGCTCTCCCAGTGGGTTCCCGCTTCGGAGCTGGCACAGAGCAAGCGCGGCGGCATGTCGCGCGGCAATGTCGTCGGACATCGAGTGATGATGCTGTCGCTGCTGTCGGCATCGCTGGGCATGACGGGACTGGCGCATGCGGGCAACGCGCCGACCGGCGGCCAGATCGTGTCCGGCTCCGGCCAGATCCAGCAATCGGGCAACACCACCACGATTCAACAGAACAGCAAGGTGCTGTCGCTGAACTGGCAGAGCTTCGACGTGGGCGCCGACCAGACGGTGAACTTCCTGCAGCCAGGCGCTAGCTCGATCGCGGTCAACCGTATTCTCGGTAACACCGCGAGCGAGATCT from Dyella sp. GSA-30 includes the following:
- a CDS encoding glucose 1-dehydrogenase → MSKLAGKVAVVTGASKGIGAAIAKSLAAAGASVVVNYASSKAGADTVVEAITAAGGKAVAVKGDVSKAADAQGLIDAAVKQFGRLDILVNNSGVYEFAPLEEITEDHYHKQFNVNVLGLLLTTQAAAKHMTEGGSVINIGSLVSRLFPVGSAVYTATKGAVDAITGVLAQELGPRSIRVNALNPGMVETEGTHAAGFIGSDFNTHAVSQTPLGRIGQPDDIASIAVFLASSDSFWLTGEKLYAGGGMR
- a CDS encoding cupin domain-containing protein gives rise to the protein MSRYLRVTSIAVVFAGLIFSLPGFAQDAAKTDGPQPKRSILDRHDQSGVPGKEIVIGTAELPAGTVIGWHTHDGDESGYVLKGDLVLKTQGKPDQVLKAGDHFFNPRGAVHSLAAAPGSQGGTAVSTWIIDKGKPIAEPVKQP
- a CDS encoding molybdopterin-dependent oxidoreductase, whose protein sequence is MPIARLRHTVYLFVLTASLFGASLHAQEAVAVSDKTISVVVDGKTTTLDHAAFAGMPHVTVTAAAHNDPPSHWQGVALQDVIGHTTLPTGEALRGRALARFVRVTASDGYQVIFSAAELDPAFGDLRVIVADSKDGQPLGKDGPYRLIVPNDKRPARWERNVRSIELVDASTRPAK
- a CDS encoding S53 family peptidase; the encoded protein is MRNELVIAVSIAAALAALPVIGMAQTSASQNAALADIDTSEAARVTQTVDSRAITAVANSHLAFIAAAKPTAAVADSTPMNHMQLVLKRSAKRAAALDALLAAQHDPTSNKFHKWITPQEFGSRFGANDADIAAITSWLTSQGFTVNGVYANKMQIDFNGTAGAVKRAFHTQESRYTINNESHIANSSDISVPTALKDVVTGVAGLNDIRPKAQHVQEKLAQFNASSQKFKVKEPVTTAASRQLKSQVSPDAVTFTDGSRGFSPSDLAKMYGVDTLHTAGTTGKGITIALVEDESMVPTDWDNFVSQFQLGSYGGTFAQIQPQATGFTNCIDPNIAFPGEDGIETVLDAEWSTAMAPGANIVVASCDDSNSSNFFGGVFTAATNLINGTSRPNVISASYGYGEGFTDTASKTAIDLMWAQADAEGISVFVSSGDSGSNPSFNGSIINGVGVDANAFGTSPNVTVVGGTDTADVLDGTTKKYFNSTFTADYGSAKSYVPEIPWNESCGNDVAAQSLGLANGLAFCKQYLTYDPEGLYATSEAGSGGPSSIDAKPVWQRLVKGAAKDQSRDVPDVSLFAGSYGGYSWVIICTDAYPCVPNFTSPVYLEGGTSLSSPMFAGIQALIDQGLSDKGLSPNQGNAAPTLYVLAAQEYGGPTGASPDTLAKCSADNGTKGTGKCVFHNVTRGGISTQCIQIQAFDQVTDDCYFYGSLKNFEGFYGPTQIGLTSTNPKKYNANTAAYNAQPGWSFAAGLGSVNGSNLLAAWKKFVNAPK